The proteins below are encoded in one region of Eulemur rufifrons isolate Redbay chromosome 2, OSU_ERuf_1, whole genome shotgun sequence:
- the TMEM229B gene encoding transmembrane protein 229B isoform X1, whose protein sequence is MNLKGIMLNEQPAPVCTMASAEPLTALSRWYLYAIHGYFCEVMFTAAWEFVVNLNWKFPGVTSVWALFIYGTSILIVERMYLRLRGRCPLLLRCLIYTLWTYLWEFTTGFILRQFNACPWDYSQFDFDFMGLITLEYAVPWFCGALIMEQFIIRNTLRLRFDKDAEPGEPSGPLALANGHVKTD, encoded by the exons atgaaccttaaaggcattatgctaaatgaa cagccAGCCCCAGTCTGCACCATGGCTTCCGCCGAGCCCCTGACGGCGCTGTCCCGCTGGTACCTGTACGCCATCCATGGCTACTTCTGCGAGGTGATGTTCACGGCGGCCTGGGAGTTCGTGGTGAACTTGAACTGGAAGTTCCCGGGGGTCACGAGCGTGTGGGCCCTCTTCATCTACGGCACCTCCATCCTCATTGTGGAGCGCATGTACCTGCGCCTGCGGGGCCGCTGCCCGCTGCTGCTGCGCTGCCTCATCTACACTCTCTGGACCTACCTGTGGGAGTTCACCACTGGCTTCATCCTGCGCCAATTCAACGCCTGCCCCTGGGACTACTCCCAGTTCGACTTTGACTTCATGGGCCTCATCACCCTGGAGTACGCTGTGCCCTGGTTCTGCGGGGCCCTCATCATGGAGCAGTTCATCATCCGCAACACCCTCCGCCTCCGTTTCGACAAGGACGCAGAGCCCGGGGAGCCCAGCGGCCCCCTGGCCCTGGCCAATGGCCATGTCAAGACTGACTGA
- the TMEM229B gene encoding transmembrane protein 229B isoform X2, translating into MNLKGIMLNEPAPVCTMASAEPLTALSRWYLYAIHGYFCEVMFTAAWEFVVNLNWKFPGVTSVWALFIYGTSILIVERMYLRLRGRCPLLLRCLIYTLWTYLWEFTTGFILRQFNACPWDYSQFDFDFMGLITLEYAVPWFCGALIMEQFIIRNTLRLRFDKDAEPGEPSGPLALANGHVKTD; encoded by the exons atgaaccttaaaggcattatgctaaatgaa ccAGCCCCAGTCTGCACCATGGCTTCCGCCGAGCCCCTGACGGCGCTGTCCCGCTGGTACCTGTACGCCATCCATGGCTACTTCTGCGAGGTGATGTTCACGGCGGCCTGGGAGTTCGTGGTGAACTTGAACTGGAAGTTCCCGGGGGTCACGAGCGTGTGGGCCCTCTTCATCTACGGCACCTCCATCCTCATTGTGGAGCGCATGTACCTGCGCCTGCGGGGCCGCTGCCCGCTGCTGCTGCGCTGCCTCATCTACACTCTCTGGACCTACCTGTGGGAGTTCACCACTGGCTTCATCCTGCGCCAATTCAACGCCTGCCCCTGGGACTACTCCCAGTTCGACTTTGACTTCATGGGCCTCATCACCCTGGAGTACGCTGTGCCCTGGTTCTGCGGGGCCCTCATCATGGAGCAGTTCATCATCCGCAACACCCTCCGCCTCCGTTTCGACAAGGACGCAGAGCCCGGGGAGCCCAGCGGCCCCCTGGCCCTGGCCAATGGCCATGTCAAGACTGACTGA
- the TMEM229B gene encoding transmembrane protein 229B isoform X3: MASAEPLTALSRWYLYAIHGYFCEVMFTAAWEFVVNLNWKFPGVTSVWALFIYGTSILIVERMYLRLRGRCPLLLRCLIYTLWTYLWEFTTGFILRQFNACPWDYSQFDFDFMGLITLEYAVPWFCGALIMEQFIIRNTLRLRFDKDAEPGEPSGPLALANGHVKTD; the protein is encoded by the coding sequence ATGGCTTCCGCCGAGCCCCTGACGGCGCTGTCCCGCTGGTACCTGTACGCCATCCATGGCTACTTCTGCGAGGTGATGTTCACGGCGGCCTGGGAGTTCGTGGTGAACTTGAACTGGAAGTTCCCGGGGGTCACGAGCGTGTGGGCCCTCTTCATCTACGGCACCTCCATCCTCATTGTGGAGCGCATGTACCTGCGCCTGCGGGGCCGCTGCCCGCTGCTGCTGCGCTGCCTCATCTACACTCTCTGGACCTACCTGTGGGAGTTCACCACTGGCTTCATCCTGCGCCAATTCAACGCCTGCCCCTGGGACTACTCCCAGTTCGACTTTGACTTCATGGGCCTCATCACCCTGGAGTACGCTGTGCCCTGGTTCTGCGGGGCCCTCATCATGGAGCAGTTCATCATCCGCAACACCCTCCGCCTCCGTTTCGACAAGGACGCAGAGCCCGGGGAGCCCAGCGGCCCCCTGGCCCTGGCCAATGGCCATGTCAAGACTGACTGA